The Cellulomonas shaoxiangyii sequence ACGACGAGGACGACCCCGGGCACGCCCTTCGCGGCGCCGTACTGGACCTCGGCGTACCCGGCGGCGTCGGCGTCGTTGACGGCGAGCACGCGGCGCCCGGACGCGGCGCCGACCGCCTTCTCGACGTCCGTGCCGATCCACGACTTGTCCACGTTCGCCGCGGACTGCGCGACCCCGTGCAGGATCACCGCCGGGAACGTCACCCCGATCGGCACGTCCTTGTGCAGGTCGAAGGAGTCGACGACCTGCGCGACCGTCTCGGCCACCGCGGCGGGCGTCGAGGGCTGGGGGGTGGGGATGCGGACCCGGCCGGCGGCGAACTCGCCCGTCGCGAGGTCGACCGGGGCTCCCTTGATGCCCGAGCCTCCGATGTCGATGCCGAACGCGATGTCGACCTTGTGCTTCTCGTGCTTGGCGTCCTTGCTCATGGCAGCGTCAGGACCTCCGCCCCGTCGTCGGTGACCAGCAGGGTGTGCTCGAACTGCGCGGAACGCCGCCGGTCGGCCGTCACGACCGTCCAGCCGTCGTCCCACATCTCCCAGTCGGCCGTCCCCAGGTCGAGCATCGGCTCGATCGTGAAGACCATGCCCGGCTGGATGACGGTGTCGTACGCGGGCGCGGCGTCGTAGTGCGGCACGACCAGACCCGTGTGGAAGGCGGGCCCGACGCCGTGCCCCGTGAAGTCCCGGACCACGCCGTACCCGAACCGGTTCGCGTACTTCTCGATGACGCGGCCGATGACGTTGATCTCCCGCCCCGGCTTCACCGCCCGGATCCCGCGCTCGAGCGCCTCGCGCGTGCGCTCGACGAGCAGGCGGGACTCCTCGTCCACGTCGCCGGCGAGGAACGTGGCGTTGGTGTCGCCGTGGACGCCGC is a genomic window containing:
- the ppgK gene encoding polyphosphate--glucose phosphotransferase, yielding MSKDAKHEKHKVDIAFGIDIGGSGIKGAPVDLATGEFAAGRVRIPTPQPSTPAAVAETVAQVVDSFDLHKDVPIGVTFPAVILHGVAQSAANVDKSWIGTDVEKAVGAASGRRVLAVNDADAAGYAEVQYGAAKGVPGVVLVVTLGTGIGSCLVVDGVLVPNTELGHLEIDGHDAETRASDAARDREDLTFPQWAERLQRYFSVVENLFWPDLIVVGGGVSKKHQEFLPLLDLRTPIVPAALRNAAGIVGAARLAAHGAH
- the map gene encoding type I methionyl aminopeptidase, with the translated sequence MSPVHASRTALVPGRVSPRRPVPPRIPRPEYVDRPAPAPWRGPDVFDADTVARIRVAARLAAQALEEVGRHVRPGVTTDELDAVGHEFLVSHGAYPSTLGYRGFPKSICTSLNEVVCHGIPDSTVVQDGDIVNVDITAFVGGVHGDTNATFLAGDVDEESRLLVERTREALERGIRAVKPGREINVIGRVIEKYANRFGYGVVRDFTGHGVGPAFHTGLVVPHYDAAPAYDTVIQPGMVFTIEPMLDLGTADWEMWDDGWTVVTADRRRSAQFEHTLLVTDDGAEVLTLP